The following are encoded together in the Janthinobacterium sp. Marseille genome:
- a CDS encoding branched-chain amino acid ABC transporter permease — protein MAPFFNILLAGIFQAAVLFLVASGLQLIFGVQRIINLACGSIYALGAYFGIFVTSWALSKGLPVHLFPFVLLGAGIVIGLIGIPLERLIRTIYNRPESFQLLLTFAVMLMFQDVLRFFWGADPQQLPNVSMTFGTMSAFGVSMPTYNVMVIAVAVTLAIGMAYFLGKTKTGKILRATAENRETSAAMGINVTRVYVMVFTLGTMLGTIGGALVIPNAAASLEMGVELVVEAFAVVVIGGLGSMKGAAVGALIVGLIRALSAMYYPEAEILAIYAIVLAVLIWKPAGLYGKAEA, from the coding sequence ATGGCTCCGTTTTTTAATATCCTTTTGGCCGGCATATTCCAGGCAGCTGTCTTGTTCCTGGTGGCATCCGGCTTGCAACTCATCTTCGGCGTGCAGCGCATCATCAACCTGGCGTGCGGATCGATCTATGCGCTTGGCGCATATTTCGGCATCTTCGTCACCTCATGGGCGCTCAGCAAAGGCTTGCCGGTTCATTTATTTCCATTCGTCCTGCTCGGAGCCGGCATCGTCATCGGCCTGATCGGCATTCCGCTGGAAAGACTGATCCGCACTATTTACAACCGACCTGAATCCTTCCAGCTGCTGCTGACCTTTGCAGTGATGCTGATGTTCCAGGATGTACTGCGCTTCTTCTGGGGTGCCGATCCGCAGCAATTGCCAAACGTGTCGATGACCTTCGGCACCATGTCCGCCTTCGGCGTCAGCATGCCTACCTATAACGTGATGGTGATTGCAGTTGCCGTCACGCTCGCCATCGGCATGGCTTACTTCCTCGGCAAAACCAAAACCGGCAAGATCCTGCGTGCAACTGCAGAGAATCGTGAAACCAGTGCGGCAATGGGCATCAACGTCACCCGCGTGTATGTGATGGTGTTCACACTCGGCACCATGCTCGGCACGATAGGCGGCGCACTAGTGATCCCGAATGCAGCGGCATCGCTGGAAATGGGCGTCGAACTGGTGGTTGAAGCGTTTGCAGTCGTTGTGATCGGTGGCCTTGGCAGCATGAAAGGTGCCGCTGTCGGCGCCCTCATCGTCGGCCTGATCCGCGCACTCAGCGCGATGTATTACCCGGAAGCTGAAATCCTGGCTATCTATGCAATTGTGTTGGCGGTCCTGATCTGGAAGCCGGCAGGTCTCTACGGAAAGGCTGAAGCATGA
- a CDS encoding ABC transporter substrate-binding protein codes for MKKPVSSVHVSSIQRRTVLKAAGVGVATGLLGMPAFAQNKPLRVGIIAPRGGVAGTIGECGLRGVEWTTARINAAGGIGGRKVELVIQEETSPKDTIDRFRKLVLQEKVDCVQGIVSSGVSLALAPAAEDSRMPTIFWDGTTQDGVKETMPKPKYVFRSTDNECEAVMASLLAIKHFKGKFKRIACVNPDYSYGRNTWTAFQALLKKYGIEHEVVSEQWSKIGNLDLTSNVAALKAAKPDLIFSSLLFADLPVFMKQAHNAGLTEGTRFVLPAAGWQHTAMKKEFTPEGIVWGHNTMYFDDPKASATQKEFVKWYADKYKDYPHWEADRAYFSMMVYKAGVEKALAAKKSWPTPEEICAAIPGVQIESLGGKGAMRADHIANQTFHQGLSTNKNNYDFPTLASVETMYSDQLQKPTGADFWEWLNTANFKI; via the coding sequence ATGAAAAAGCCCGTTTCATCAGTTCACGTTTCATCAATCCAACGACGTACTGTTTTAAAAGCTGCAGGCGTCGGCGTCGCAACCGGATTACTTGGCATGCCGGCCTTCGCGCAAAACAAACCTTTACGCGTCGGCATCATTGCACCGCGTGGCGGCGTCGCCGGCACTATCGGCGAATGCGGCTTGCGCGGAGTCGAATGGACCACTGCCCGCATCAATGCGGCCGGCGGTATCGGTGGTCGCAAGGTCGAACTGGTGATCCAGGAAGAAACCTCGCCGAAAGACACCATCGATCGTTTCCGCAAACTGGTATTGCAGGAAAAAGTGGATTGCGTACAAGGTATCGTGTCATCCGGCGTCAGCCTGGCCTTGGCACCGGCGGCCGAAGATTCACGCATGCCAACCATTTTCTGGGACGGCACGACGCAGGACGGCGTGAAGGAAACCATGCCGAAGCCCAAGTATGTATTCCGCAGTACGGATAATGAGTGCGAAGCGGTGATGGCTTCCCTGCTGGCGATCAAACATTTCAAAGGCAAGTTCAAGCGCATCGCTTGCGTCAACCCTGACTATTCATATGGCCGCAATACCTGGACCGCATTCCAGGCACTGTTGAAGAAATACGGCATCGAACACGAAGTGGTGTCCGAACAATGGTCGAAAATCGGTAACCTCGACCTGACTTCCAACGTGGCCGCACTCAAGGCTGCCAAACCTGATTTGATTTTTTCATCCCTGCTGTTTGCCGATTTGCCGGTCTTCATGAAACAGGCGCACAACGCCGGTCTCACCGAAGGCACGCGCTTCGTCTTGCCGGCCGCCGGCTGGCAACACACTGCGATGAAGAAAGAGTTCACACCTGAAGGCATCGTCTGGGGCCACAACACGATGTACTTCGATGATCCGAAGGCATCGGCGACACAGAAGGAATTCGTCAAATGGTATGCCGACAAGTACAAGGATTACCCACACTGGGAAGCTGACCGTGCTTACTTCTCGATGATGGTCTACAAGGCCGGCGTTGAAAAGGCATTGGCAGCGAAAAAATCCTGGCCGACACCGGAAGAAATTTGCGCTGCGATTCCAGGCGTACAGATTGAGTCGCTCGGTGGCAAAGGCGCAATGCGCGCCGACCATATTGCCAACCAGACTTTCCATCAGGGCTTGTCGACCAATAAGAATAACTACGACTTCCCGACGCTGGCATCAGTTGAAACCATGTATTCAGACCAATTGCAGAAACCGACAGGTGCGGATTTCTGGGAATGGCTGAATACCGCAAACTTCAAGATCTAA
- a CDS encoding tripartite tricarboxylate transporter substrate-binding protein produces MFNRLNVARASLSVVAATMLCAPAFAWEPTKAVEMVLPSGSGSGTDQMARLMSSIVVKHSLAKKPYIVTPKGGAGGAEGFIDLKTSPGNPHKILISASHMYMLPLTADVPFTWKDMTPVANLVMDEFILWVNAASPYKTAGELLAAAKAKPGQVRAGGAGSKREDNLLFAAVEQAAGVKFNYIPYKGGGDVATQLVGNHIDVSVNNPVEAVSQWRAGQLRPLCVFDDKPMAQTDKVTETESWSSIPTCKSAGLNVTYLMQRSVFLPSGVKPDQVAYYVDQMKKIVATPEWKEFSNRNAFKDAFMTGPTLQKFLQTDADMHYDLLKKAGFLADGK; encoded by the coding sequence ATGTTCAATCGCCTCAACGTCGCACGTGCGTCGCTATCAGTCGTCGCGGCCACCATGCTTTGCGCCCCGGCCTTCGCCTGGGAACCGACCAAGGCAGTAGAAATGGTCTTGCCATCCGGCAGCGGTAGCGGCACCGATCAGATGGCGCGCCTGATGTCCAGCATCGTGGTCAAGCATAGCCTCGCAAAAAAACCATACATCGTTACACCTAAAGGTGGTGCCGGCGGCGCTGAAGGTTTCATCGATTTGAAAACCTCGCCGGGCAATCCGCACAAGATCCTGATCTCTGCTTCGCATATGTATATGTTGCCGCTGACCGCGGACGTGCCTTTCACCTGGAAAGACATGACACCGGTCGCCAACCTGGTGATGGATGAATTCATTCTGTGGGTGAATGCTGCTTCGCCATACAAGACAGCAGGTGAACTGTTGGCTGCAGCAAAAGCAAAACCGGGCCAGGTCCGTGCCGGTGGTGCAGGTTCCAAACGTGAAGACAATCTCTTGTTCGCTGCAGTGGAACAGGCGGCGGGCGTCAAATTCAACTACATCCCATACAAAGGCGGCGGTGACGTAGCGACCCAACTGGTCGGCAATCACATCGATGTATCGGTCAACAATCCGGTCGAAGCAGTATCGCAATGGCGTGCAGGTCAACTGCGTCCATTGTGCGTATTCGATGACAAGCCTATGGCGCAAACCGACAAGGTCACCGAGACCGAATCATGGTCCAGCATTCCTACCTGCAAATCCGCCGGCCTCAACGTCACTTACCTGATGCAACGCAGTGTGTTCCTGCCATCCGGCGTGAAGCCGGACCAGGTTGCTTACTACGTGGACCAGATGAAGAAAATCGTGGCGACACCTGAGTGGAAAGAATTCTCGAATCGCAATGCATTCAAGGATGCCTTCATGACCGGTCCGACCCTGCAGAAATTCCTGCAAACCGATGCTGACATGCATTACGACTTGCTGAAAAAAGCCGGCTTCCTGGCCGACGGTAAATAA
- a CDS encoding tripartite tricarboxylate transporter TctB family protein: MDSNQKEDRVLIKHGVAEFACALAFMIAGGLLIWDSYHRGAGWGSAGPKSGYFPFRIGIIMCIAAAVVMFNATRSRAINSSSFVTRGEIKPVLQVLAPILGFVVVAQFLGMYIAALALIAGFMKVLGKYSWLKSLGVGLAVTAVVFWLFEIQFMVPLIKGPLEAAFGY; the protein is encoded by the coding sequence ATGGATAGCAATCAAAAAGAAGACCGTGTCCTCATCAAGCACGGTGTGGCGGAGTTCGCCTGCGCCTTGGCATTCATGATTGCCGGTGGTTTGCTGATCTGGGACAGCTACCACCGGGGCGCAGGCTGGGGTAGTGCCGGACCGAAGTCCGGTTACTTCCCTTTCCGCATCGGCATCATCATGTGCATTGCCGCTGCAGTCGTGATGTTCAACGCGACGCGCAGCCGGGCAATCAACAGTTCCTCATTCGTCACGCGCGGCGAAATCAAACCGGTGTTGCAAGTGCTGGCACCGATCCTTGGTTTCGTCGTGGTGGCGCAATTCCTCGGCATGTACATCGCGGCGCTGGCACTCATCGCCGGCTTCATGAAAGTGCTGGGCAAATATAGTTGGCTGAAATCGCTGGGCGTCGGCCTGGCCGTCACTGCAGTCGTGTTCTGGTTGTTCGAAATTCAATTCATGGTTCCGTTGATCAAGGGCCCACTTGAAGCGGCATTCGGCTACTGA
- a CDS encoding tripartite tricarboxylate transporter permease, giving the protein MEELGYLMHGFSVALTGQHILMMFIGVTLGILIGVLPGLGGPNGVAILLPLTFSMEPTAGIILLSCLYWGALFGGAITSILFNIPGEPWSVATTFDGYPMAQKGKAGEALTAAFSGSFIGAFFSVVLITFLAPLVASFALKFGPPEFFAVYLLTFCSFVGMGGGSPFKTILVMMLGFGLATIGMDTITGGLRMTFGFDELLRGVDFLIVVIGLFGIGEILLTMEEGLAFRGKQAGINLKVVLQTWRQLPRYWASLVRSWVVGAWMGVTPGGATAASFMGYGIARRFSKEKELFGKGSLEGVIAPETAAHASGTTALLPMLALGIPGSATAAVLLGGLMVWGLQPGPMLFVEQKDFVWGLIASMYLGNIVGLIVVLSTVPFFAAILRVPFTIVAPIIILLCAIGAYTVHGAMFDVWLMVVFGVVGYILKKLDYPLAPLVLAMVLGDKAEDAFRQTMLLSHGSMEIFWSNYLVGTITTVALITLLWPVISGLFSKRVKVAEVAA; this is encoded by the coding sequence ATGGAAGAGCTGGGTTATTTGATGCACGGGTTTTCTGTCGCCCTCACGGGACAGCATATTTTAATGATGTTCATAGGCGTCACGCTGGGCATCCTGATCGGCGTATTGCCGGGACTGGGTGGCCCGAACGGCGTGGCGATCCTGTTGCCGCTGACATTTTCGATGGAGCCGACCGCCGGCATCATCCTCTTGTCCTGCCTGTACTGGGGCGCATTGTTCGGCGGCGCGATTACTTCGATTCTGTTCAACATCCCGGGTGAACCGTGGTCGGTGGCTACCACCTTCGACGGCTATCCGATGGCGCAAAAAGGCAAGGCCGGTGAAGCATTGACGGCCGCCTTCAGCGGTTCCTTCATCGGTGCCTTCTTTTCGGTAGTGCTGATCACCTTCCTGGCACCGCTGGTGGCTTCGTTCGCGCTGAAGTTCGGCCCGCCGGAATTTTTCGCAGTGTACTTGCTGACCTTCTGCAGCTTTGTCGGCATGGGTGGCGGTTCGCCATTCAAGACCATCCTCGTGATGATGCTCGGTTTCGGTCTCGCCACCATCGGTATGGATACCATCACCGGCGGCTTGCGCATGACATTCGGTTTCGATGAATTATTGCGCGGTGTCGACTTCCTGATCGTCGTGATCGGTTTGTTCGGTATCGGCGAAATCCTGTTGACGATGGAAGAAGGTTTGGCTTTCCGCGGCAAACAGGCAGGTATCAATCTCAAGGTTGTTTTGCAAACCTGGCGTCAATTGCCACGCTACTGGGCATCACTGGTGCGTAGCTGGGTGGTCGGTGCGTGGATGGGTGTGACCCCAGGTGGCGCAACCGCCGCTTCCTTCATGGGCTACGGTATCGCACGTCGCTTTTCGAAAGAGAAAGAGCTGTTCGGCAAAGGCAGCCTGGAAGGTGTGATCGCACCGGAAACCGCAGCGCATGCATCCGGTACCACCGCGTTGCTGCCTATGCTGGCACTCGGTATCCCGGGTTCGGCGACTGCTGCGGTCTTGCTGGGTGGCCTGATGGTGTGGGGTTTGCAACCGGGTCCTATGCTCTTCGTTGAGCAAAAGGATTTCGTCTGGGGCCTGATCGCCAGTATGTACCTGGGTAATATCGTCGGGCTGATTGTGGTGCTGAGCACCGTGCCGTTCTTTGCTGCGATCCTGCGGGTACCGTTCACCATCGTTGCTCCTATCATCATCCTCTTGTGTGCGATCGGTGCTTATACCGTACACGGCGCGATGTTCGATGTCTGGCTGATGGTTGTATTCGGTGTGGTTGGTTACATCCTGAAGAAACTCGATTACCCGCTGGCACCGCTGGTCCTGGCCATGGTCCTGGGTGACAAGGCGGAAGACGCCTTCCGTCAAACCATGCTGTTGTCGCATGGCAGCATGGAAATCTTCTGGTCCAACTACCTGGTCGGTACCATCACGACCGTGGCATTGATCACCTTGTTGTGGCCAGTCATCTCTGGCCTGTTCAGCAAGCGCGTCAAGGTGGCGGAGGTGGCAGCATGA
- the mdcA gene encoding malonate decarboxylase subunit alpha, whose translation MKMAPDFHWDTLARNTATRLKRGASHANGKVVAAENIAALLHAVIESGDRVCVEGNNQKHADFLAMALSKMDANLVHDLHIIQSNLALASHLDVFERGVASRLDFCYSGDQGVRLARLIKAGKINVGAIHTYLELYGRYFMDLTPRVSLIAAQSADANGNLYTGPNTEDTPAVAEGTAFKNGIIIAQVNEIVDKVPRVDVPGDWVSYVVQAPKPHYIEPIFTRDPAQITETQILMAMMVIKGLYAPYGVTRLNHGIGFDTAAIELILPTYAESLGLRGKICNYMTVNPCPTLIPAIESGFVKGIHCAGSELGMEEYVRARPDVFFNGPDGSMRSNRVFCQIAGHYSDLFIGSTLQVDTQGNSSTATLNRITGFGGAPNFGSESRARRHVSYPWLKAGQESAEATGATMPRGRKLVVQMVESFREKMSPTFTEKLDAWQLMEDLSLDLPPVMIYGDDVTQIVTEEGIAHLHKCSNPQEREQAVRGVAGFTAVGMKRDQRAVDNLRDRGVIQRPEDIGVDVSLATRDLLAAKSMKDLVRWSGNLYQPPNRFRNW comes from the coding sequence ATGAAAATGGCCCCGGACTTCCACTGGGATACGCTGGCCCGCAACACTGCGACGCGCCTCAAGCGCGGTGCGTCGCACGCCAACGGCAAGGTCGTCGCAGCAGAAAACATCGCCGCCCTGCTGCATGCGGTGATTGAATCCGGCGACCGTGTCTGCGTCGAAGGCAATAACCAGAAGCATGCCGATTTCCTGGCAATGGCTTTGTCGAAGATGGATGCAAACCTGGTGCACGACCTGCACATCATTCAATCCAACCTCGCGCTGGCTTCGCATCTGGATGTATTTGAACGCGGTGTCGCTTCACGCCTGGACTTTTGTTACTCCGGTGACCAGGGTGTGCGGCTGGCGCGCCTGATCAAGGCGGGCAAGATCAATGTCGGTGCGATCCATACCTATCTGGAATTGTATGGTCGCTACTTCATGGACCTGACACCGCGCGTCTCGCTGATCGCGGCACAGAGTGCGGATGCCAACGGCAATCTGTACACCGGCCCGAATACCGAAGACACGCCGGCAGTGGCCGAAGGTACCGCCTTCAAGAACGGCATCATCATCGCGCAAGTCAACGAAATCGTGGACAAGGTACCGCGCGTCGATGTGCCGGGTGACTGGGTGTCCTATGTAGTACAGGCGCCGAAGCCGCATTACATCGAACCTATCTTCACCCGCGATCCGGCGCAGATTACCGAAACGCAAATCCTGATGGCGATGATGGTCATCAAGGGTTTGTATGCACCCTATGGTGTGACCCGCCTGAACCACGGCATCGGTTTCGATACCGCGGCGATAGAATTGATCCTGCCGACCTATGCCGAATCACTCGGCCTGCGCGGCAAGATTTGCAACTACATGACAGTCAATCCATGCCCGACACTGATCCCGGCAATCGAATCCGGTTTCGTCAAAGGCATCCATTGTGCCGGTTCCGAACTGGGCATGGAAGAGTATGTGCGGGCACGTCCCGATGTCTTCTTCAACGGGCCGGATGGCAGCATGCGTTCCAATCGCGTGTTTTGCCAGATCGCCGGTCACTACTCCGATTTATTCATCGGCTCGACCTTGCAGGTCGATACGCAAGGCAATAGTTCGACCGCTACGCTCAATCGCATCACCGGTTTCGGTGGTGCGCCGAACTTCGGTTCCGAATCGCGTGCACGTCGCCACGTCAGCTACCCATGGCTCAAGGCCGGGCAGGAATCAGCAGAGGCGACCGGTGCCACCATGCCGCGTGGTCGCAAGCTGGTCGTGCAAATGGTCGAATCTTTCCGCGAAAAAATGAGCCCGACCTTTACGGAAAAGCTCGACGCATGGCAACTGATGGAAGACCTCTCGCTCGACTTGCCGCCGGTCATGATTTACGGCGACGACGTCACGCAAATCGTGACCGAAGAAGGGATTGCGCATTTGCATAAATGCAGTAATCCGCAAGAACGTGAACAGGCGGTGCGCGGCGTCGCCGGCTTTACCGCCGTCGGCATGAAGCGCGACCAGCGTGCCGTCGACAACCTGCGCGATCGCGGAGTGATCCAGCGACCGGAAGACATAGGCGTCGATGTGTCCTTGGCGACGCGCGATTTGCTCGCGGCCAAATCCATGAAGGATTTGGTCAGATGGTCCGGCAATCTCTATCAACCACCAAACAGATTCAGAAACTGGTAG
- the mdcC gene encoding malonate decarboxylase acyl carrier protein, which translates to MQTLEFEVGPCANPDRSIGSGLVGVVGSGNLEVLFEPAELNDKVKFVIETSVHGFDETWQAVTRSCAERYRLANLVITINDAGATPAVVSLRLMQAVEEFRSGL; encoded by the coding sequence ATGCAAACACTCGAATTTGAAGTCGGTCCTTGTGCTAATCCTGATCGCAGCATAGGCAGCGGCCTGGTCGGTGTCGTCGGTTCCGGCAACCTCGAAGTCCTGTTCGAACCGGCGGAACTGAATGACAAAGTGAAGTTCGTCATCGAAACCTCGGTACATGGCTTCGATGAAACCTGGCAAGCCGTCACACGCAGTTGTGCCGAACGCTATCGCCTCGCGAACCTGGTCATCACCATCAATGATGCCGGTGCGACGCCGGCGGTGGTCAGCCTGCGCCTGATGCAGGCGGTCGAAGAATTCCGGAGCGGACTATGA
- a CDS encoding biotin-independent malonate decarboxylase subunit beta, with protein sequence MSGAHKSFLERTARQRIADLLDNDSFSEILPPAERHFSPHLPVLGQPVAFDDGIVIGSGLLSGAKVLIAAQEPAFMGGSVGEIHGAKLTGLLERAVQQRPAAVLLLLDTGGVRLHEANAGLIAISEIQRAVFEVRHAGIPVIVLIGGSNGCYGGIGIVAKCCDHMIISEEGRLSVSGPEVIEAAKGVEEFDARDRALVWRTMGGKHRYLMGDADLIVPDDIAAFRDAAISLLGASRPLTLESITQEHQALQNRMQRFSACADATQIWQELGVTDAKNVPLAEIPEFLEMSAHVRREEHA encoded by the coding sequence ATGAGCGGCGCACATAAAAGCTTCCTTGAACGAACCGCACGCCAGCGCATTGCCGACCTGCTCGATAACGACAGCTTCAGCGAAATCCTGCCACCGGCGGAACGTCACTTCAGTCCGCACCTGCCGGTACTCGGCCAGCCGGTCGCTTTTGATGACGGCATCGTCATCGGTTCCGGTTTGCTCAGTGGAGCGAAGGTACTGATTGCAGCCCAGGAACCGGCCTTCATGGGCGGCTCGGTCGGTGAAATCCACGGTGCCAAATTGACCGGCTTGCTGGAGCGCGCCGTGCAGCAGCGCCCTGCTGCGGTATTGCTGTTGCTGGATACCGGTGGCGTCCGTTTGCATGAAGCGAATGCCGGCCTGATCGCCATTTCTGAAATCCAGCGCGCGGTATTTGAAGTCCGGCATGCCGGCATCCCGGTGATCGTCCTGATCGGCGGCTCCAATGGTTGCTATGGCGGCATAGGCATCGTCGCCAAATGCTGCGATCACATGATTATCTCGGAAGAAGGTCGCTTGTCGGTCTCGGGTCCGGAAGTCATTGAAGCAGCGAAAGGCGTTGAAGAATTCGATGCGCGCGATCGTGCCCTGGTATGGCGCACCATGGGTGGCAAGCATCGCTACCTGATGGGTGATGCCGATCTCATCGTGCCGGACGATATTGCGGCTTTCCGTGATGCCGCGATCAGCCTGCTCGGAGCCTCGCGTCCATTGACACTTGAAAGCATTACGCAGGAACACCAGGCACTGCAGAACCGCATGCAACGTTTTTCCGCTTGTGCCGATGCGACGCAAATCTGGCAAGAGCTCGGCGTGACGGATGCGAAGAATGTACCGCTGGCAGAGATACCCGAATTCCTGGAAATGAGCGCACATGTGCGGAGGGAGGAACATGCTTGA
- a CDS encoding biotin-independent malonate decarboxylase subunit gamma — protein sequence MLEWKELCDQLFPQGHTVKADGQVVTGQGRIGDETVAVVGTLDHAAIGVDIALQLSEAVIDIMKQQPGAPILMLVDTQGQQLSRRDELLGNSPFLAHLAKCFAVARTRGHQLLSVVYSEAVSGGFLSLGMIADETYAVPGAQIRVMALPAMSRITKLPLEELEALCRTSPILGPGAHNFVALGAVEEIWEGPLDQCLLTALAKKNNLDKRRELGASRGGRTGAARIAQLVREH from the coding sequence ATGCTTGAGTGGAAAGAATTATGTGACCAATTGTTCCCGCAAGGGCATACGGTAAAAGCCGATGGTCAGGTTGTGACAGGACAGGGACGCATAGGTGATGAAACCGTCGCCGTGGTTGGCACCCTGGATCATGCCGCCATCGGTGTCGATATCGCCCTGCAATTATCAGAGGCCGTGATTGACATCATGAAGCAGCAGCCCGGCGCACCTATCCTGATGCTGGTCGATACGCAGGGTCAACAGTTGTCCCGTCGTGATGAATTATTGGGTAATAGTCCTTTCCTCGCGCACCTGGCGAAATGCTTTGCCGTTGCCCGTACCCGAGGTCATCAATTGTTGAGCGTGGTGTACAGCGAAGCGGTCAGCGGCGGCTTCCTCTCACTCGGCATGATTGCGGATGAAACCTATGCAGTACCCGGTGCACAGATACGCGTGATGGCTTTGCCTGCGATGTCGCGCATTACCAAGTTGCCGCTGGAAGAGCTGGAAGCCCTGTGCCGCACTTCACCTATCCTCGGACCCGGCGCACATAACTTTGTCGCCCTGGGTGCGGTTGAAGAAATCTGGGAAGGTCCGCTGGACCAGTGCCTGCTGACGGCACTCGCAAAGAAAAACAATCTGGATAAACGGCGTGAACTGGGTGCCAGCCGTGGCGGTCGTACCGGCGCTGCACGGATTGCGCAATTGGTGCGCGAACACTGA
- the mdcG gene encoding malonate decarboxylase holo-[acyl-carrier-protein] synthase, producing MIAPQSSSYVFKRHARVWLNWPEAAGLIHLQDGVQLEAIHQHAARGLPFVARSRQPGDAPGMVPLGLRMPRTSNPRSLAFSVPPSAVREATDAMSLAEALLLQTPLPGGWYDTLMHLQTDAAQLGLTLRIYGSLAWQCATGTHYLADNSDIDLLLAPESLEQARAGLRLLEAVEKEGRVRLDGEMIFPDGRAVAWKELLANTRLVMVKNAEGIALATLESVWKQSAWH from the coding sequence ATGATCGCGCCGCAATCATCTTCCTACGTATTCAAGCGCCATGCGCGGGTCTGGCTCAACTGGCCGGAAGCCGCCGGGCTGATACATTTGCAGGATGGCGTACAGCTTGAAGCGATTCATCAACATGCCGCACGCGGTTTGCCTTTCGTCGCGCGCAGCCGCCAGCCTGGCGACGCGCCCGGAATGGTGCCGCTGGGTTTGCGCATGCCGCGTACCAGCAATCCACGTTCGCTGGCTTTTAGCGTGCCGCCGTCCGCGGTACGCGAAGCGACGGATGCAATGAGCCTGGCGGAAGCCTTGCTGTTGCAAACGCCCTTGCCCGGCGGTTGGTATGACACGTTGATGCATTTGCAGACGGATGCGGCGCAACTCGGATTGACCCTGCGCATTTATGGTTCGCTGGCCTGGCAATGTGCGACCGGCACCCACTACCTGGCGGATAACTCGGATATCGATTTATTGCTGGCGCCCGAATCGCTGGAGCAGGCGCGTGCCGGTTTGCGTTTGCTGGAAGCGGTGGAAAAAGAAGGTCGCGTACGACTGGATGGCGAAATGATTTTCCCGGATGGTCGTGCGGTCGCATGGAAAGAATTGCTGGCGAATACGCGCCTGGTCATGGTCAAGAATGCAGAAGGCATTGCGCTGGCAACGCTGGAATCAGTATGGAAGCAATCGGCATGGCATTAA
- the mdcB gene encoding triphosphoribosyl-dephospho-CoA synthase MdcB produces the protein MALIANAAHPLRTQQVARAAVRALYDEMCLYPKPGLVSKTDNGSHDDMQAATFIKSLFSLRHYFAAIYQAGARNADFAELTRLGLAAEATMLRATSGVNTHRGAIFNLGLLCAALGKADVAGKPADLAQIVVDSWGADIKLADSKDRSSSHGSLVCRKYAVGGARGEAAAGFPHVFKIGLPALNAMRLAGGSVVAARCQAFFAIMAALEDTNLLHRAGVEGLYYARTSAISFLAEGGVFAANWLQRAKQIHHAFVARRLSPGGSADLLAATLFIAAVTERAAGV, from the coding sequence ATGGCATTAATAGCAAACGCCGCACATCCCCTTCGTACGCAGCAGGTTGCGCGCGCGGCGGTGCGCGCCCTGTACGATGAAATGTGCCTGTACCCGAAACCGGGACTGGTCAGCAAGACAGACAACGGCAGCCACGATGATATGCAGGCGGCGACCTTTATCAAAAGCCTGTTCAGCCTGCGTCATTACTTCGCGGCTATCTATCAGGCTGGTGCGCGCAATGCCGACTTTGCCGAATTGACGCGGCTGGGACTGGCGGCGGAAGCTACGATGTTGCGTGCGACTTCAGGTGTCAACACGCATCGTGGTGCGATCTTCAATCTTGGTTTGCTGTGCGCCGCGCTGGGTAAAGCGGACGTTGCCGGCAAGCCTGCGGATCTGGCGCAGATCGTGGTGGATAGCTGGGGCGCGGATATCAAGCTGGCAGACAGCAAGGACCGGAGTTCCAGCCATGGCAGCCTGGTGTGTCGGAAGTATGCAGTCGGTGGCGCACGCGGTGAAGCGGCGGCCGGCTTCCCACATGTATTCAAAATCGGCTTGCCGGCGCTGAATGCAATGCGGCTGGCCGGCGGCAGTGTCGTTGCGGCACGGTGCCAGGCATTCTTCGCCATCATGGCGGCATTGGAAGATACCAATCTCTTGCATCGCGCCGGCGTTGAAGGTTTGTACTATGCACGCACCTCGGCGATTTCCTTCCTGGCGGAAGGTGGCGTGTTCGCGGCGAACTGGTTGCAACGCGCGAAGCAAATCCATCACGCTTTTGTCGCACGACGTTTAAGTCCGGGCGGCTCGGCTGACTTGTTGGCGGCGACCCTGTTCATCGCTGCCGTGACCGAACGGGCGGCCGGCGTATGA